The following coding sequences lie in one Sorghum bicolor cultivar BTx623 chromosome 6, Sorghum_bicolor_NCBIv3, whole genome shotgun sequence genomic window:
- the LOC110436320 gene encoding soluble inorganic pyrophosphatase — MSEEDKVAASAEQPKRTPKLNERILSSLSRRSVAAHPWHDLEIGPGAPAVFNVVVEITKGSKVKYELDKKTGLIKVDRVLYSSVVYPHNYGFIPRTLCEDNDPMDVLVLMQEPVIPGSFLRARAIGLMPMIDQGEKDDKIIAVCADDPEYRHYNDISELSPHRLQEIKRFFEDYKKNENKEVAVDAFLPATTARDAIQYSMDLYAQYILQSLRQ; from the exons ATGAGTGAAGAGGATAAGGTTGCTGCTTCTGCTGAGCAGCCTAAGAGGACCCCTAAGCTCAATGAAAGGATCCTCTCTTCTCTGTCCAGGAGGTCTGTAGCTGCTCATCCGTGGCATGATCTTGAGATCG GTCCTGGTGCTCCTGCTGTATTCAATGTT GTTGTTGAGATCACAAAGGGAAGCAAAGTTAAATATGAGCTTGACAAGAAAACTGGACTGATTAAG GTTGATCGAGTCCTCTACTCATCGGTTGTATACCCTCACAATTATGGTTTCATTCCGAGGACTCTGTGTGAAGACAATGACCCAATGGATGTGTTGGTCCTGATGCAG GAGCCTGTTATTCCTGGTTCGTTTCTccgagcaagagcaattggcCTTATGCCCATGATTGACCAG GGTGAGAAGGATGACAAGATAATAGCAGTCTGTGCTGATGATCCTGAATACCGTCACTACAATGACATCAGTGAGCTGTCTCCTCACCGCCTGCAAGAGATCAAGCGTTTCTTTGAAGATT ACAAGAAAAATGAGAACAAAGAGGTTGCTGTCGATGCATTCTTGCCTGCGACCACAGCTCGAGATGCCATTCAGTACTCCAT GGATCTGTATGCGCAGTACATCTTGCAAAGCTTGAGGCAGTAG